One segment of Deltaproteobacteria bacterium DNA contains the following:
- a CDS encoding efflux RND transporter permease subunit, producing the protein MSEVSQQRDGVIGGVVRAFISRNLSVLLILFALAAGMGALLMTPREEDPQIVVPMADVFVRMPGFSAGEVERLVATRLEKLLYQIDGVEYVYSMSKPNLAVVTVRFYVGEDREDSLIRLYNKIQMNVDFIPPGVTGWVVKPVEIDDVPILCATLFSRRYKEYELRRVAEELEIELQAIPDTGVTRIVGGLRRRLNVRLDAEAMAAHGLQPLDLSRALAAANVTLRAGSFDSVNREQVVDAGDALARPEDVMNLVVGVHESRPVYLRDVARVSDGSDEIDSYTRFGFGPAADPRWTGSDHQASPGPYPSVTIAVAKKKGANAISVSRAVQARLEELRSTVLPDGMDIAITRDYGRTANDKVNDLVESLIVAGIIVAGLILFSMGWREAFIVVTAVPITFSLSLLVNYLAGYTINRVTLFALILSLGLVVDDPITNVDNIQRHIRMRLRKPLDATIAAVQEVLPPVILSTLAIIVSFTPMFFITGMMGPYMRPMAINVPLAVTFSTVCALTIVPWLSYYLLRKQGESESAETVPRDVTPAWLRKSYSRIMRPFLSSSYWRFLLLAGTVVLFFGAVSLAALGLVPLKMLPFDNKNELQIVVDMPEGTTLERTAEATDAIAGYLPSVPEMTDYTTYVGLSSPMDFNGLVRHYYLREGSNVSDIRVNLIDKYHREQQSHAIALRIRKDIEHIAERFHANVKIVEIPPGPPVIATITAEIYGAPYSTYQEMIEASGMVRDMMAKEPLLVDLDVSVEFPQTLYVFKVDKVKAALNGVSTEDIARTVQMALGGADAGVVHLPHEANPFNIYLQLPMARRSTLQDLKALYVRGNPGVPVQIAELGLFTESTVDQTIYHKNLRRLVYIYGELAGRPPAEAIFSMQRKLERNPLPEGFQVEWTGEGEWKITVDVFRDLGIAFAVAFLGIYILLVYETRSYLIPCVLLIAVPLTIIGIMPGFWLLNAVTGGQVGGYPNPIFFTATAMIGTIALAGIVVRNSVVLITFIRDELAEGQSLEAAILSSGAVRMRPIFLTAATTALSAWPITLAPIFSGLAWALIFGLFVSTAFSLVMVPVVYFMIYRKRFGTSGAYGGS; encoded by the coding sequence GTGTCTGAAGTGTCTCAGCAAAGGGATGGCGTGATCGGAGGTGTGGTCCGGGCCTTCATCAGCCGGAATCTGTCCGTTCTGCTGATCCTGTTCGCGCTGGCCGCCGGTATGGGCGCTCTCCTGATGACCCCCCGAGAGGAAGATCCCCAGATCGTAGTCCCCATGGCGGACGTGTTCGTCCGCATGCCCGGTTTCAGCGCCGGCGAGGTCGAGCGACTGGTGGCCACGCGTCTCGAAAAACTGCTCTACCAGATCGACGGAGTGGAATACGTTTACAGCATGTCCAAACCCAACCTGGCCGTGGTGACGGTTCGGTTCTATGTGGGCGAGGATCGGGAAGACAGTCTCATTCGTTTGTACAACAAGATTCAGATGAATGTGGATTTTATTCCACCGGGAGTTACGGGATGGGTCGTAAAACCGGTGGAAATAGACGACGTTCCCATTCTGTGCGCCACGTTGTTCAGCCGGCGATACAAGGAGTACGAACTCCGGCGGGTGGCGGAAGAACTGGAAATCGAGCTTCAGGCTATTCCCGATACGGGCGTAACCAGAATCGTTGGGGGACTCCGGCGCCGACTCAACGTGCGTTTGGATGCGGAGGCCATGGCCGCTCATGGTCTGCAGCCTTTGGACCTGTCCCGGGCTCTTGCGGCCGCCAACGTTACGTTAAGAGCCGGTTCGTTTGACTCGGTCAATCGGGAACAGGTTGTGGACGCGGGCGATGCACTGGCTCGTCCGGAAGACGTCATGAACCTGGTGGTGGGCGTTCACGAGAGCCGGCCGGTGTACCTCCGGGATGTGGCGCGGGTTTCGGATGGTTCCGACGAAATCGACAGCTATACCCGTTTCGGTTTCGGACCGGCGGCGGACCCTCGATGGACCGGTTCGGACCATCAGGCTTCCCCGGGTCCTTATCCTTCGGTTACCATTGCCGTCGCCAAGAAGAAAGGCGCCAACGCCATAAGCGTCTCCCGGGCCGTTCAGGCTCGACTGGAGGAGCTCAGGAGCACGGTTCTGCCGGACGGAATGGACATCGCCATTACCCGGGATTACGGCCGGACAGCCAACGACAAGGTGAACGACTTAGTGGAATCCCTCATCGTTGCAGGGATTATCGTGGCCGGGCTGATTCTGTTTTCCATGGGGTGGCGCGAAGCCTTCATTGTAGTTACCGCGGTGCCCATAACGTTCAGTTTGTCGCTTCTGGTCAACTACCTGGCCGGCTATACCATCAATCGGGTGACCCTTTTCGCCCTGATCCTGTCTCTGGGATTGGTGGTGGACGACCCCATCACCAATGTGGACAACATCCAGCGGCACATACGCATGCGCCTGCGCAAACCGTTGGACGCCACGATTGCCGCGGTGCAGGAGGTGTTGCCGCCGGTGATTCTTTCCACGCTGGCCATCATTGTTAGCTTCACGCCCATGTTCTTTATCACGGGCATGATGGGTCCTTACATGAGGCCCATGGCGATCAACGTGCCGTTGGCGGTGACGTTCAGCACTGTGTGCGCCCTTACCATCGTGCCCTGGCTCAGTTATTATCTGCTGCGAAAACAGGGAGAGAGCGAGTCGGCCGAAACCGTTCCTCGAGATGTGACGCCGGCCTGGCTGCGCAAAAGCTACAGCCGGATTATGCGTCCGTTTCTATCCTCGTCCTATTGGCGTTTCCTGCTGCTCGCCGGGACGGTGGTTCTGTTTTTCGGAGCCGTGTCTCTGGCCGCCCTAGGGCTGGTACCGCTCAAGATGCTGCCGTTCGACAACAAGAATGAGCTGCAGATCGTGGTGGACATGCCCGAAGGAACGACCCTCGAGCGCACGGCGGAAGCCACGGACGCCATAGCCGGGTATCTGCCGAGTGTACCCGAGATGACCGATTATACCACGTATGTGGGCCTTTCGAGCCCCATGGACTTTAACGGTCTGGTGCGGCACTATTATCTTCGGGAAGGCAGCAATGTGTCCGACATCCGAGTGAACCTGATCGACAAATATCACCGCGAGCAGCAGAGTCACGCCATCGCGCTGCGGATCCGAAAGGATATCGAGCACATAGCCGAACGGTTCCATGCCAATGTTAAAATCGTGGAAATTCCGCCGGGACCGCCCGTTATCGCCACCATAACGGCCGAAATATACGGAGCGCCTTACAGCACCTACCAAGAAATGATCGAAGCCTCGGGCATGGTTCGGGACATGATGGCCAAGGAGCCTCTGCTCGTGGATCTGGACGTTTCGGTGGAATTTCCTCAAACTCTGTATGTGTTCAAAGTGGACAAAGTGAAAGCCGCTTTGAACGGCGTTTCCACCGAGGATATTGCCCGTACGGTGCAGATGGCTCTGGGGGGAGCGGACGCCGGGGTGGTGCATCTTCCACACGAAGCGAATCCGTTCAACATCTATCTGCAACTTCCGATGGCTCGAAGATCAACGTTGCAGGACCTCAAGGCGCTTTATGTCCGGGGGAATCCGGGCGTGCCGGTGCAGATTGCCGAACTGGGTCTTTTCACGGAGTCGACCGTGGATCAGACGATCTACCATAAGAATCTCCGCCGCCTGGTGTACATTTATGGTGAATTGGCGGGCCGACCGCCGGCGGAAGCGATTTTCAGCATGCAACGGAAGCTCGAACGAAACCCCTTGCCGGAAGGATTTCAGGTCGAATGGACGGGTGAAGGAGAATGGAAGATCACGGTGGATGTGTTCAGAGATCTAGGAATCGCCTTCGCCGTTGCGTTTTTGGGTATATACATTCTCCTGGTGTACGAAACGAGGAGCTACCTGATTCCCTGCGTATTGTTGATCGCGGTGCCTCTGACCATCATCGGCATCATGCCCGGCTTCTGGCTGCTCAACGCGGTGACGGGAGGACAGGTGGGAGGTTACCCGAATCCGATTTTCTTCACGGCCACCGCGATGATCGGGACCATTGCCCTGGCGGGCATCGTGGTTCGCAACTCCGTGGTGCTGATCACCTTCATAAGGGACGAACTCGCCGAGGGACAGTCCCTCGAGGCCGCCATACTATCGAGCGGAGCCGTGCGCATGCGGCCCATTTTCCTGACGGCCGCGACTACGGCGCTGAGCGCCTGGCCCATAACCCTGGCCCCCATATTTTCCGGTCTGGCCTGGGCGTTGATCTTCGGGCTGTTCGTGTCAACGGCGTTCTCACTAGTAATGGTTCCCGTGGTCTATTTCATGATATATAGGAAGCGGTTCGGAACGAGTGGAGCATACGGGGGATCGTGA
- a CDS encoding efflux RND transporter periplasmic adaptor subunit — protein sequence MPNTDKKRLMTRLLSLTGALLLLLLLGLWVTRAFNEKIAPDKIPLSEARIGPGDTPAAVEWTEMPLVAEAVGTVRAKHSTLIASKLLERVEKVNVYAGDLVKAGDLLIELDRGELEARKAAARAGYESAKAEGMLRSREFRRVSELLDRKSASEQEFDLAKMKKSAAEANVDRALEEIQVVESSLKFTRIPAPVNGRIIERMVEPGDMAVPGKTLLTMYDPANLRLEATVRESLLPFIRLGMELDMRIDAGDCSCRGPVEEIVPQASETSRAFTVKVVLPYREGLFPGMFGRLYVPHGATHRLLVPASAVRRIGQVELVDLVRPDGTVVRQEVQTGRRFGDRLEVLSGIESPEPGAPLQRVLLH from the coding sequence ATGCCGAATACAGACAAGAAACGTTTGATGACCCGGTTGCTGAGCCTGACAGGAGCGTTGCTGCTGCTTTTGCTCCTGGGGCTCTGGGTGACGAGGGCGTTCAATGAAAAGATTGCGCCGGACAAAATTCCTTTGTCCGAGGCCCGCATAGGACCGGGGGATACTCCGGCGGCTGTTGAATGGACCGAAATGCCCCTGGTGGCGGAGGCTGTGGGAACGGTGAGGGCCAAACACAGCACGCTGATCGCGAGTAAACTCCTCGAACGCGTGGAAAAGGTCAATGTTTATGCAGGAGATCTAGTGAAAGCAGGGGACCTTCTGATCGAGCTGGACCGCGGGGAGCTCGAGGCCAGGAAGGCGGCGGCCCGGGCAGGCTACGAGTCCGCCAAGGCGGAAGGCATGCTCCGGTCACGGGAATTCCGTCGGGTCAGCGAACTGTTGGATCGGAAGTCCGCCAGTGAGCAGGAATTCGATCTGGCGAAAATGAAAAAGTCCGCGGCCGAAGCGAATGTCGACAGAGCGTTGGAAGAAATCCAGGTGGTGGAATCGTCTTTGAAATTTACCCGGATTCCTGCACCCGTCAACGGCAGAATTATCGAACGCATGGTGGAGCCGGGAGATATGGCCGTACCCGGAAAAACGCTGCTCACCATGTACGATCCCGCCAATCTGCGACTCGAGGCGACGGTTCGGGAATCGCTGCTGCCGTTCATCCGCCTTGGAATGGAGCTCGATATGCGAATTGACGCCGGCGATTGCAGTTGTCGGGGCCCCGTCGAAGAAATCGTTCCCCAGGCTTCCGAGACGAGCCGCGCCTTTACGGTGAAGGTGGTCCTTCCCTATCGTGAGGGGCTTTTCCCCGGTATGTTCGGTCGGCTGTATGTACCTCACGGCGCCACCCACCGGCTCCTCGTTCCCGCATCCGCGGTCCGACGGATCGGACAGGTTGAACTCGTGGACCTGGTGCGTCCGGACGGGACGGTCGTGCGGCAGGAGGTGCAAACGGGCAGACGGTTCGGGGACCGGCTCGAGGTCCTTTCGGGAATCGAGTCTCCCGAGCCGGGAGCCCCGCTTCAGCGGGTTCTGCTGCATTGA
- a CDS encoding sulfotransferase, whose product MEFRLLMIGAMYENGGNVTHRLFDGHPQMFVYPFESQIGTCLVQDMLSSVFPVKYRWPAFELNASAIDDYKAIIDEECKIRARTPHASKFRHMPFDFSDDNRREIYQSYIRESGRSRSTNIAAFFKSTFDAWKDYRHNGKRTLYVGYSPIVVVDFEKIFYDFPNAHFLHVVRNPWSAYADTKKRPVPMSLANYILGWNLNQHFALLGRKKFPGRLHIVRTEDVMASPEKTLGAICEKLGLESAHSLGQPTFNSIPLEEVYPWGTIKKATPEANKATAAELSVEEREEIRIRTWQYLETFDYRNFI is encoded by the coding sequence ATGGAATTCCGGTTGCTAATGATCGGCGCGATGTATGAGAACGGAGGAAACGTCACCCACCGACTGTTTGACGGTCATCCCCAGATGTTTGTGTATCCTTTCGAATCGCAGATCGGGACCTGCCTGGTCCAGGATATGCTCTCATCCGTTTTCCCCGTGAAATACCGTTGGCCTGCTTTTGAACTCAACGCCTCGGCCATCGACGACTACAAGGCGATTATCGATGAGGAGTGCAAGATTCGAGCACGAACGCCTCATGCGAGCAAGTTTCGCCATATGCCCTTCGACTTTTCCGACGACAATCGCCGCGAAATCTATCAGAGCTATATCAGGGAATCAGGCAGGTCGAGGTCGACAAACATAGCGGCATTCTTCAAGTCCACCTTCGATGCGTGGAAAGACTACAGGCACAATGGGAAACGGACCTTATACGTCGGATACAGTCCGATAGTCGTTGTGGATTTCGAGAAGATTTTTTATGATTTCCCCAATGCACATTTTCTCCATGTTGTTCGAAATCCATGGTCAGCGTACGCCGATACCAAGAAGAGGCCGGTCCCGATGAGCTTGGCGAACTACATCCTGGGCTGGAACCTCAACCAGCATTTTGCGCTCCTGGGCCGGAAGAAATTTCCGGGAAGGCTTCACATAGTGCGGACCGAGGATGTGATGGCTTCCCCTGAAAAGACGCTCGGAGCAATCTGTGAGAAGCTTGGTCTCGAGTCGGCCCACAGCCTTGGCCAACCGACGTTCAATTCAATACCCCTCGAGGAGGTCTACCCGTGGGGGACCATCAAAAAGGCGACACCCGAGGCAAACAAGGCTACCGCCGCCGAACTATCGGTCGAAGAGCGCGAGGAGATCCGCATCCGGACCTGGCAGTACCTCGAGACATTTGACTACAGGAACTTCATTTGA
- a CDS encoding DUF262 domain-containing protein, with translation MNRFENLQELEIDTESACSDSAPEDGGVEPEEVEGDEPITQPFDPTKTQIITSWPTVSLLVTRIQEGEIDLFPSFQRKADLWSPAQKSRLIESLLLRMPLPSFYFDATDDENWVVVDGLQRLWTLQEFLLSDMRLHHLEFLINYENSMFKDLPRHLQRRIGETQVVAHLIQPGTPPQVKFNIFRRINTGGLVLSAQEIRHALNQGNAPQFLKKLACSKAFLEATQGSVRPDRMEDQEFVLRFMAFTIVPYPQYKVADLDGFLHEQMARLNTVGNDELEDLEVRFQRAMRASRLIFGRQAFRKSLRDGVSAWRNPINKAIFEVWSVTLGQLTEDKLEHLIHRKDDVISRFIEVLNTNDEFVAAVSQGTGDVKKVKQRFKTVAKLVEDILNAN, from the coding sequence ATGAATCGATTTGAAAACCTTCAAGAATTAGAAATAGACACTGAATCGGCATGCTCCGATTCCGCCCCAGAAGACGGTGGTGTTGAACCCGAGGAAGTGGAGGGAGACGAGCCCATAACACAGCCCTTCGATCCCACAAAGACGCAGATCATCACTTCATGGCCGACGGTTAGCCTCTTGGTGACGAGGATACAAGAGGGAGAAATCGATCTGTTCCCAAGTTTTCAGAGAAAGGCGGACCTCTGGTCGCCAGCCCAGAAAAGTCGCCTGATAGAATCATTACTGCTTCGCATGCCCCTGCCCTCTTTCTATTTCGACGCCACTGACGACGAAAACTGGGTCGTAGTGGATGGACTGCAGCGTCTTTGGACGTTACAGGAGTTTCTCCTAAGCGACATGAGGCTTCATCACCTCGAGTTTTTGATTAATTACGAAAATAGCATGTTCAAAGACTTACCCCGACACCTGCAGAGACGTATCGGAGAGACGCAGGTCGTTGCGCATCTCATTCAGCCGGGCACACCACCCCAGGTAAAGTTTAACATATTTAGGCGAATCAACACGGGTGGATTAGTTCTCTCGGCCCAAGAGATCAGGCACGCACTGAATCAAGGGAATGCACCCCAATTCCTAAAGAAACTCGCGTGCTCGAAGGCTTTCTTAGAGGCGACCCAAGGGAGCGTGCGCCCCGATCGTATGGAAGATCAGGAATTTGTACTTCGTTTCATGGCTTTCACGATCGTTCCGTACCCTCAATATAAGGTAGCAGATCTTGATGGGTTTCTGCATGAACAAATGGCTAGATTGAACACCGTCGGAAATGATGAGCTCGAAGACCTAGAGGTGAGATTTCAACGGGCTATGAGAGCATCAAGGCTGATCTTTGGAAGACAGGCCTTCAGGAAAAGCCTTAGGGATGGGGTTTCGGCCTGGAGAAATCCCATCAACAAGGCCATCTTTGAGGTCTGGTCCGTCACTCTGGGCCAACTCACTGAAGATAAATTAGAACATTTAATCCACCGAAAAGATGACGTCATCAGTAGATTTATTGAGGTTTTGAACACTAATGACGAGTTTGTCGCCGCGGTATCTCAAGGAACTGGGGACGTAAAGAAAGTGAAGCAGCGGTTTAAAACCGTTGCCAAACTTGTAGAGGATATCCTCAATGCAAACTAA
- a CDS encoding insulinase family protein: MAGNPFWSTKLENGLSLVFESIPRLGSTAVGFLVRTGSRDEPRNRAGMSHFLEHMCFKGTAGRSWDQINREVDDLGALWNAYTWWEGTAYFHWVQAERAEDSIDILADMMRPKLDEADFNMEKGVILEEIAMYNDNPSALIADRLIQAAFGDHPLGTSVLGTAETVTAVSHSDMTAYFRRRYTPNNMVFLATGAIERERLVETVRRHTATWTSGETGRSQSVPVFHSETRPAHRPEVAREHLALAWPGPEVGSPWAPAARVLARYLGEEENSRLYWSVKQKGLVDRVSASHVGFNDSGLMYVYASTAPARAGEVLGLIREEMARVHRRIDEAALSRSRIKAESALVREAEHGLSRWNQLAEIENAGAARKTVTQAMKDIEDVTVDRVRDFLDEFPLDGEPALVPLGPLERI; encoded by the coding sequence ATGGCGGGAAACCCGTTTTGGAGCACCAAACTGGAAAACGGACTGTCGTTGGTTTTTGAAAGCATCCCTCGGCTCGGTTCCACGGCGGTGGGATTTCTCGTGCGCACCGGATCCCGGGACGAACCGAGAAACCGTGCCGGTATGTCTCATTTCTTGGAGCACATGTGCTTTAAAGGCACGGCCGGGCGTTCCTGGGATCAGATCAATCGGGAGGTGGACGATCTTGGCGCATTGTGGAACGCGTATACCTGGTGGGAAGGCACGGCTTACTTCCATTGGGTTCAAGCCGAACGTGCGGAGGATTCCATCGACATCCTCGCGGATATGATGCGTCCTAAATTGGACGAAGCGGATTTCAACATGGAAAAGGGCGTGATCCTCGAGGAAATCGCCATGTACAATGACAATCCTTCGGCTCTCATTGCCGATCGACTGATACAGGCCGCCTTTGGAGATCATCCCTTGGGAACCAGCGTTTTGGGCACCGCGGAGACTGTGACCGCCGTGAGCCACAGCGATATGACGGCTTATTTTCGACGCCGTTACACCCCCAATAACATGGTATTCCTGGCCACGGGAGCCATTGAAAGGGAACGGCTCGTGGAAACAGTCCGGCGTCATACGGCGACGTGGACCTCGGGCGAAACGGGAAGATCCCAATCCGTCCCGGTGTTTCACTCCGAAACCCGGCCGGCGCACCGTCCGGAGGTTGCACGTGAACATCTGGCCCTGGCTTGGCCCGGACCGGAAGTGGGAAGTCCGTGGGCGCCCGCCGCACGCGTGCTGGCCCGCTATCTGGGGGAGGAGGAAAACAGCCGTCTGTACTGGTCGGTCAAGCAAAAAGGCCTGGTGGACCGGGTGAGCGCCTCCCATGTGGGCTTCAACGATTCGGGACTGATGTACGTGTACGCTTCCACCGCTCCGGCCAGAGCCGGAGAAGTCCTGGGGCTCATTCGTGAGGAGATGGCAAGAGTGCATCGCCGCATCGACGAGGCGGCCCTTTCGAGGTCCAGGATAAAGGCGGAGTCCGCCTTGGTGCGCGAGGCGGAGCACGGCCTCAGCCGCTGGAACCAGCTGGCGGAAATCGAAAACGCCGGAGCCGCCAGAAAAACGGTGACCCAAGCCATGAAGGATATCGAGGACGTAACGGTGGACCGGGTAAGGGACTTCCTCGACGAATTTCCTCTGGACGGAGAACCGGCGTTGGTGCCGCTGGGGCCCCTCGAGAGGATCTGA
- a CDS encoding DUF3696 domain-containing protein — protein MQTNHLQAIHLMNFKCFEDQKVSLAPITLLTGLNGMGKSTVLQSLLLLRQSAMRNVLEHYGLLLNGDLVNLGRAGDVLFEGARDEHIVLELTVGGMQESWKFRYEDPHADVLMLEEGPKVLPEWVVFGNRFHYLAAERMGPREIYEISAYYVRKLRQLGADGRFAVAYLEEYGKSLRCLQGLLHPKTSDSTEENLYSQVNLWLGEISPGARLEPISFPDIGKTSLRVSFPSSTKGLMSRPYSTPNVGFGFSYTLPVLVAVLSSSSGDLVLMENPEAHLHPQGQVALGRLFALAASGGIQLIVETHSDHILNGVRVEVRDGCIASEDVRIHFFQRNQPGGQHFVESPRVDKDGRIDNWPEGFFDQTERLLMELI, from the coding sequence ATGCAAACTAATCACCTGCAGGCCATCCATCTAATGAATTTTAAGTGCTTCGAAGACCAGAAGGTTTCGCTTGCTCCGATTACCCTCCTCACAGGTCTCAACGGCATGGGTAAGTCAACAGTATTACAGAGCTTGTTGCTGCTTCGACAATCGGCCATGCGGAACGTGTTGGAACACTATGGTTTGCTACTGAACGGCGATTTGGTGAATCTGGGCAGGGCAGGCGATGTGCTGTTCGAAGGTGCTCGAGACGAGCATATTGTTCTTGAATTGACCGTTGGCGGGATGCAGGAGTCCTGGAAATTCAGGTATGAGGATCCCCATGCGGACGTGCTGATGCTGGAAGAGGGACCAAAGGTCTTGCCTGAATGGGTGGTTTTCGGCAATCGATTCCATTATTTGGCGGCTGAGCGCATGGGGCCACGAGAAATCTACGAGATCTCTGCCTACTATGTTCGCAAATTGCGACAATTGGGCGCAGATGGGCGATTCGCGGTGGCCTATCTTGAAGAATACGGAAAAAGCCTGCGGTGCCTCCAAGGGTTGCTGCATCCGAAAACCTCTGACTCGACGGAGGAAAATCTTTATTCACAGGTTAACTTGTGGCTGGGAGAAATCAGTCCTGGTGCGCGATTGGAACCGATTTCCTTCCCGGACATAGGCAAGACTTCGTTGAGGGTTTCCTTTCCTTCTTCTACCAAGGGGCTAATGTCCAGACCATATTCGACGCCCAATGTCGGCTTCGGTTTCAGTTATACGCTCCCGGTTCTTGTGGCCGTTCTGTCGTCTTCTTCAGGAGATTTGGTTCTCATGGAAAATCCGGAGGCACATCTGCATCCGCAGGGACAAGTGGCGTTGGGGCGACTGTTCGCACTCGCCGCGTCTGGCGGGATACAACTCATTGTGGAGACTCACAGTGATCATATACTGAACGGAGTACGCGTAGAAGTGAGGGATGGTTGTATTGCCAGCGAGGATGTGCGCATTCATTTTTTCCAACGGAACCAGCCTGGTGGGCAGCATTTTGTGGAGTCTCCTCGGGTGGATAAGGATGGACGAATCGATAACTGGCCGGAAGGATTTTTCGATCAAACAGAGCGTCTCCTAATGGAATTGATTTAA
- a CDS encoding Rieske (2Fe-2S) protein: protein MKGDKIRPIEMKETDAPDPEAFSPSGSATDGASRRSVLFLIWALVLIVLAVMLRSISAFLAASGPKEKVRYPVPMPERFPFKGAEFWLDRDDQGLFAFLDRCPHLGCKPVYYPDRKEYVCPCHGSRFSEGGIYESGPARKSMQRILVRRGRDDELMVDLRENVSESYRVGV, encoded by the coding sequence GTGAAAGGGGACAAAATCCGACCGATCGAGATGAAAGAAACAGACGCTCCTGATCCGGAAGCATTTTCGCCGTCCGGGAGTGCGACTGACGGCGCCTCGCGCCGAAGCGTGCTGTTTCTGATTTGGGCCCTTGTCCTAATAGTTTTGGCGGTCATGCTTCGAAGCATCTCTGCTTTCCTGGCGGCAAGCGGGCCGAAGGAAAAGGTACGATATCCCGTGCCCATGCCTGAGCGGTTCCCTTTCAAAGGAGCCGAATTCTGGCTGGACCGCGACGACCAAGGCCTGTTCGCGTTCCTGGATCGTTGCCCTCATCTGGGGTGCAAACCCGTTTACTATCCGGATCGGAAGGAATATGTTTGTCCCTGCCACGGAAGCCGTTTCTCGGAAGGCGGAATATACGAGTCCGGTCCGGCCCGAAAGAGCATGCAACGGATCCTGGTCCGCCGTGGGCGGGATGACGAACTTATGGTCGATCTCCGAGAAAACGTGTCCGAGTCCTACCGGGTAGGCGTGTAG
- a CDS encoding dienelactone hydrolase family protein, which produces MHESHVSIEVAGAGGVSGIVSMPGDFRPGTGTAVVLAHGAGNDMHNPLLEAVASGLADAGYPALRFNFPYKEQGRKAPDRREILESAWQSAFEFMEEHDEIRPERVVAAGKSMGGRIAAEMVSAGALPADRLVFLGYPLHAPGEKDRLRDARLYDISVPMLFFAGSRDSLCDLKLLRSVLSKLRAPWDLEVIDGGDHSFKLPRASGISETDVFARIVSKMLDWLT; this is translated from the coding sequence ATGCACGAAAGTCATGTGTCCATCGAAGTAGCGGGTGCGGGCGGCGTGTCGGGTATCGTTTCCATGCCGGGCGATTTCCGCCCGGGTACGGGGACTGCGGTGGTCCTCGCCCACGGAGCGGGCAATGACATGCACAACCCGTTGCTCGAGGCCGTGGCTTCGGGACTGGCGGATGCCGGGTATCCGGCGCTACGGTTTAATTTTCCTTACAAGGAACAGGGGCGCAAGGCCCCGGACCGCCGGGAAATCCTCGAGTCGGCCTGGCAATCCGCGTTCGAATTTATGGAAGAACACGACGAAATCAGACCGGAACGCGTGGTGGCCGCCGGAAAATCCATGGGCGGCCGCATCGCCGCCGAGATGGTGTCCGCCGGCGCACTGCCCGCGGACCGGCTCGTCTTTCTGGGATATCCGTTGCACGCGCCCGGCGAGAAAGATCGCCTGCGGGATGCCCGTCTTTATGATATTTCGGTTCCCATGCTGTTCTTCGCCGGCTCAAGGGACTCTTTATGCGATCTGAAACTTCTCAGGAGCGTGTTGTCCAAACTGAGAGCGCCCTGGGACCTCGAGGTCATTGATGGGGGCGACCATTCCTTTAAGTTGCCCAGAGCGTCCGGGATTTCAGAAACCGATGTATTTGCCCGTATCGTGAGCAAGATGCTTGACTGGCTCACTTAG